One window of Chryseobacterium indologenes genomic DNA carries:
- a CDS encoding DUF3127 domain-containing protein, with protein MELQGTVKKLFDAQTFASGFQKREMVILTQEQYPQPINIEFLSDKISLLDNLKEGENVKVGINIRGREWVSPQGETKYFNSITGWRVEKVSENASEPTQAMSQQSATPVSNENPFAGDDDDDLPF; from the coding sequence ATGGAATTACAAGGAACGGTAAAGAAACTTTTTGATGCTCAAACATTTGCGAGCGGGTTTCAAAAAAGAGAAATGGTTATTTTAACTCAAGAACAGTATCCACAGCCGATAAACATAGAATTTTTGTCTGATAAAATCAGTTTATTAGATAACCTTAAAGAAGGAGAAAACGTAAAAGTAGGAATCAACATCAGAGGTAGAGAATGGGTTTCTCCTCAAGGTGAAACTAAATACTTCAACTCTATTACAGGGTGGAGAGTAGAGAAAGTTTCTGAAAATGCTTCAGAACCTACTCAGGCAATGTCTCAGCAATCTGCAACTCCAGTTTCAAACGAAAATCCGTTTGCCGGAGATGATGATGATGATTTACCTTTTTAA